A portion of the Nitrospira defluvii genome contains these proteins:
- a CDS encoding right-handed parallel beta-helix repeat-containing protein, which yields MTSSMFQRLFMCLGIVAMAVTGALAEEPVAAEREPLVVALDGSGQYRSIQEAVDAAKKGDTILIRPGAYAEDVTIHSKENVRLIGAGMDQVTILGRERVGVFHIGKWPYGATNIEISGITVNEHGGHAMGMFNGRGIHFHHARVKGMLFTQQVEDVRIEDCVIGGSETTGIQFANSQAVMRGNFIHDNDHGVSVAGKSTVRLERNVITRSLFEAVIVNDQSRAILVGNTFVKNGGGAAFLGTSQNEASGNIVSLNAYGFVVGASSRVLLSYNAMQNSGSNYLRSGTPNQPAPDLKPDSDLTVDPRFVDTARDDFRLRADTSLVRIGGFPYLGALPPLAESH from the coding sequence ATGACCTCTTCGATGTTTCAACGCTTGTTCATGTGTCTAGGGATCGTGGCCATGGCCGTGACGGGTGCCCTCGCGGAAGAGCCGGTGGCTGCGGAGCGCGAGCCTCTGGTTGTGGCCTTGGACGGGTCGGGGCAGTACCGCTCGATTCAGGAGGCGGTCGACGCCGCGAAGAAAGGTGACACCATTCTGATCAGGCCCGGCGCCTATGCCGAAGATGTCACGATTCACAGCAAGGAGAACGTGCGTTTGATCGGGGCCGGCATGGATCAGGTGACGATTCTGGGCCGGGAACGGGTGGGCGTGTTTCATATCGGCAAGTGGCCGTACGGCGCTACGAACATTGAGATCTCCGGCATCACGGTCAATGAACACGGCGGGCACGCGATGGGTATGTTCAACGGCCGTGGCATTCATTTTCATCATGCGCGCGTGAAGGGCATGTTGTTCACGCAGCAGGTGGAGGATGTGCGGATCGAAGATTGCGTCATCGGCGGCAGTGAAACCACGGGCATTCAGTTTGCCAACTCGCAGGCGGTCATGCGGGGAAATTTTATCCATGACAACGACCACGGGGTCAGTGTGGCGGGCAAATCCACCGTGCGTCTGGAACGAAACGTCATCACGAGGAGTCTCTTTGAGGCGGTGATCGTGAATGATCAATCCCGCGCGATCCTGGTCGGCAATACGTTCGTGAAAAACGGTGGAGGCGCTGCATTTCTCGGAACCTCCCAGAACGAAGCGTCCGGCAACATCGTCAGCTTGAATGCCTATGGATTTGTCGTGGGCGCCTCCAGCCGGGTGCTGTTGTCCTACAATGCGATGCAGAATTCCGGTTCCAACTATTTACGCTCAGGCACCCCCAACCAACCGGCTCCCGACTTGAAACCCGATTCCGATTTGACGGTGGATCCACGTTTCGTTGACACTGCGCGAGACGACTTCAGGCTACGAGCGGATACCTCCCTGGTCCGCATCGGCGGGTTCCCCTATCTCGGCGCCCTCCCTCCGCTGGCCGAATCCCACTAA
- the coaE gene encoding dephospho-CoA kinase (Dephospho-CoA kinase (CoaE) performs the final step in coenzyme A biosynthesis.) encodes MILVGLTGGVATGKSTVSRMFARCGAVIIDADALAHQVVEPGKPAWRAIVKTFGKTVLNPDRTLNRQALGALVFRQPAQLRRLEQIIHPRVAREQARLTKSAGRKDPKAVVIYDVPLLFEAGIDARVDKVIVVTADRPTQIARLNRRNGFTRAEAIRRIRSQLPLKHKAAAADYLLDGTISRPRLFTAVKQLYRELLALA; translated from the coding sequence ATGATTCTCGTGGGCCTGACCGGCGGAGTGGCGACCGGCAAAAGCACGGTCTCACGCATGTTTGCTCGTTGCGGGGCAGTGATCATCGACGCCGATGCACTGGCCCACCAGGTCGTCGAGCCTGGCAAACCAGCCTGGCGCGCCATCGTCAAGACGTTCGGCAAGACCGTGCTGAACCCTGATCGCACGCTGAATCGTCAAGCCCTAGGGGCCCTCGTCTTCCGACAGCCGGCACAACTGCGCCGCCTGGAACAGATCATTCATCCTCGCGTCGCGCGGGAGCAGGCCCGACTGACCAAATCGGCCGGCCGCAAGGATCCCAAGGCCGTCGTCATTTATGACGTGCCACTCCTGTTCGAGGCCGGTATCGACGCACGCGTGGACAAGGTCATCGTCGTCACCGCAGATCGCCCCACCCAAATCGCTCGTTTGAACCGCCGCAACGGATTCACGCGCGCCGAAGCGATCAGGCGCATCCGCAGCCAACTGCCGTTAAAGCACAAAGCTGCCGCCGCCGACTATCTCCTCGACGGCACCATCTCCCGTCCGCGCCTCTTCACCGCCGTGAAACAGCTGTACCGCGAACTCCTCGCACTGGCCTAA
- the trxB gene encoding thioredoxin-disulfide reductase: MRNLVIIGSGPAGLTAAIYAARANLSPLLIEGWQSGGQLTTTTEVENYPGFSKGIMGPELMKEMRGQAARFGTEFLTGDVSAVDLSKWPFRLTIDGEQTVEAAALILATGASAIQLGLPDEQRLTGHGVSTCATCDGYFFRGQDLVVVGGGDSALEEATFLTKFARTVTVVHRRDKLRASKIMQDRAMNNEKISFAWNSIVEEILGKDVVTGVRLRNIVTETTTELACAGVFVAIGHRPNTDLVKGQVAMDEKGYVITSRGTATSVAGLFAAGDVQDTKYRQAITAAGSGCMAAIDAERFLESALHHL, translated from the coding sequence ATGCGCAATCTCGTCATTATCGGATCCGGACCGGCCGGGCTCACCGCCGCCATCTATGCCGCGCGGGCCAACCTGTCACCTCTGCTGATTGAGGGCTGGCAGTCCGGCGGACAACTGACCACCACGACAGAGGTGGAAAACTATCCCGGTTTTTCCAAGGGCATCATGGGACCGGAGCTCATGAAGGAAATGCGGGGGCAGGCCGCACGGTTTGGGACGGAGTTCCTGACGGGCGACGTGTCGGCGGTGGACCTTTCCAAATGGCCTTTTCGTCTGACGATCGACGGAGAACAGACCGTCGAGGCCGCGGCCTTGATTCTGGCCACCGGCGCATCGGCCATTCAGCTCGGTCTCCCCGATGAGCAACGCCTGACCGGGCATGGCGTCTCGACCTGCGCAACCTGCGACGGGTACTTTTTCCGCGGCCAGGATTTGGTCGTCGTCGGAGGCGGGGACAGCGCGTTGGAGGAAGCCACTTTCCTCACAAAGTTCGCGCGCACCGTCACCGTTGTGCACCGACGCGACAAGCTGCGGGCGTCGAAGATCATGCAGGACCGCGCGATGAACAATGAAAAAATTTCGTTCGCGTGGAATTCCATCGTTGAGGAGATATTGGGGAAGGACGTCGTCACCGGAGTCCGTCTGAGGAATATCGTGACCGAAACCACCACGGAACTCGCTTGTGCCGGAGTCTTCGTGGCCATCGGCCACCGACCCAACACCGACCTCGTGAAGGGACAGGTCGCCATGGATGAGAAGGGCTACGTCATCACCTCGCGGGGGACCGCCACCAGCGTGGCCGGCCTGTTCGCCGCCGGCGACGTCCAAGACACGAAATATCGTCAGGCGATCACGGCAGCCGGGTCCGGCTGCATGGCCGCCATTGACGCCGAGCGATTCCTTGAATCTGCGCTTCATCATCTCTAA
- the thiI gene encoding tRNA uracil 4-sulfurtransferase ThiI, translating into MHCAIVHYHELALKGRNRDFFEQRLVRNLRLALRDLKIRRIESLQGRIRVTIPDQISPEQVVERLRRTCGVSNFLLTESVPLDLQAPDLTPLKQVAERQLAGQSFHSFRVTAKRADKRLRLTSMDVEREVGGYLFDVTGKTVKLKQPDLTLYIELLTHEAHIAARKIQGPGGMPVGTSGKVACLISGGIDSPVAAYRMMKRGCKAVFVHFSGRPLVSRASEEKVQELVQLLTAYQYESRLHIVPFGEIQREIVANAPAPFRVVLYRRIMIRIAQELARRERCWALVTGDSLGQVASQTPENLSVVEEAAELPVLRPLIGMDKIEITEQAQRIGSFTTSIEPDQDCCKLFVPLHPSTRTRLDDILRVERSLEISAFVKQGVEKAELSTFTFPS; encoded by the coding sequence ATGCACTGCGCAATCGTCCACTATCACGAACTCGCCCTCAAGGGCCGTAACCGCGATTTCTTCGAGCAACGACTCGTGCGCAACCTCCGCTTGGCGCTGCGCGATCTGAAGATTCGGCGGATCGAATCGCTGCAGGGGCGCATTCGGGTCACCATTCCAGATCAGATCTCGCCGGAGCAGGTGGTGGAACGTCTCCGACGGACCTGCGGAGTGTCGAATTTCCTCCTCACCGAATCGGTCCCGCTGGATCTCCAGGCACCAGACCTCACGCCGCTCAAACAGGTCGCGGAACGGCAACTTGCCGGACAATCCTTTCATTCGTTCAGAGTGACGGCCAAGCGCGCGGACAAACGCCTCAGGTTGACCTCCATGGACGTCGAACGCGAAGTCGGCGGCTACCTCTTCGATGTCACGGGAAAAACCGTCAAGCTGAAACAGCCCGACCTGACACTCTACATCGAGCTGCTCACTCACGAGGCCCATATCGCGGCACGAAAAATTCAAGGGCCAGGCGGCATGCCGGTGGGCACGAGCGGAAAAGTCGCCTGTTTGATTTCAGGCGGCATCGACTCGCCCGTCGCCGCGTATCGCATGATGAAACGCGGGTGCAAGGCCGTCTTCGTGCACTTCTCGGGTCGCCCGCTGGTCAGTCGGGCCTCAGAGGAAAAGGTCCAGGAGTTGGTCCAATTGCTGACAGCCTACCAGTACGAATCACGGCTCCATATCGTCCCGTTCGGCGAGATTCAACGGGAGATCGTCGCCAACGCGCCGGCACCCTTCCGCGTGGTGTTGTACAGACGGATCATGATCCGGATCGCGCAGGAACTCGCTAGGCGGGAACGGTGCTGGGCGTTGGTCACCGGAGATAGTCTCGGCCAGGTGGCCTCACAGACGCCGGAAAATCTATCCGTGGTCGAGGAGGCGGCGGAACTTCCGGTGCTCCGGCCGTTGATTGGGATGGATAAGATCGAAATTACCGAACAGGCACAGCGGATCGGGAGCTTCACCACTTCGATCGAGCCGGATCAGGACTGTTGCAAGCTCTTTGTCCCCCTGCATCCCAGCACCCGAACGAGACTCGACGACATCCTCCGCGTCGAACGGAGTTTGGAAATCAGCGCCTTTGTGAAACAGGGGGTGGAAAAGGCCGAACTCTCCACCTTCACCTTTCCTTCGTAA
- a CDS encoding SRPBCC family protein gives MLSPVVHVWAGEVGAIHLLRELVVQAEPTGGVRATATLLFPGNPSVLHSILTEYSKWPELFETKMRMAQVAEREGHVLTDVYISHPLLPGEQRLICESQVLPGGGLVTELKGGDFKQYHRAWKLEAAGDGSQTRAEFELLVEPKTMMPDWVIAVAMERELNVHFRLVRQRALDRVTKER, from the coding sequence ATGCTCAGTCCTGTGGTTCATGTCTGGGCGGGAGAGGTGGGGGCTATACACCTGCTTCGTGAGCTTGTCGTGCAAGCAGAGCCAACCGGTGGCGTGCGGGCGACGGCCACCCTCCTGTTTCCCGGGAATCCCTCCGTGCTCCATTCGATCCTGACTGAATACAGTAAGTGGCCGGAGCTATTCGAGACCAAGATGCGAATGGCACAGGTCGCAGAGCGCGAGGGACATGTCCTCACCGATGTCTACATTTCCCATCCGCTGCTGCCGGGCGAACAGCGACTCATCTGTGAGTCACAGGTGTTGCCGGGGGGCGGACTCGTGACTGAACTCAAGGGGGGCGATTTCAAGCAATACCATCGGGCCTGGAAGCTTGAAGCGGCCGGGGACGGGAGTCAGACGAGAGCGGAATTTGAACTCTTGGTCGAGCCGAAGACGATGATGCCGGATTGGGTGATTGCGGTCGCAATGGAGCGGGAACTCAACGTGCATTTCCGCCTGGTGCGGCAACGAGCGCTGGATCGGGTTACGAAGGAAAGGTGA
- a CDS encoding response regulator — protein sequence MAQEKILIVDDEVVVAEDIRRQLRSLGYLVVGVVSSGNDAVRLAGEHRPDLILMDVKLKGPIDGIDAARTIHAEYGIPVIYLTAFSDEDTLERARQTLPLAYLIKPFVSSDLRAALELALFRYRVSRIAEQRGRWLDAVVQSMGDAVVTVDPLGRVTLLNPAAEQLTGWSQSDALGKAIQEVMVILDPKLRTPVPHPALHALGTPRPSRPSARPFLLIDRRGEERLICDSTAVIQDERGTASGVVLVFRPAAIV from the coding sequence ATGGCACAGGAAAAAATCCTCATCGTGGACGACGAAGTGGTGGTGGCTGAGGACATCAGGCGCCAGCTCCGTTCTCTCGGGTATCTCGTGGTCGGCGTCGTCTCGTCGGGAAATGATGCCGTGCGCCTCGCGGGCGAACACCGGCCCGACCTCATCCTCATGGACGTCAAGCTGAAGGGCCCGATCGACGGGATCGATGCGGCGCGCACGATCCACGCAGAGTACGGTATTCCCGTCATCTATCTTACGGCCTTCTCGGACGAGGACACGTTGGAGCGGGCGAGACAGACGCTTCCCTTGGCCTATTTGATCAAACCGTTTGTCAGTAGCGATCTGCGGGCGGCACTGGAACTCGCGCTGTTTCGCTATCGCGTCTCGCGTATCGCCGAGCAACGGGGACGCTGGCTCGACGCCGTGGTGCAGTCGATGGGAGATGCCGTTGTGACCGTTGATCCGCTGGGCCGGGTGACGTTGCTCAATCCAGCGGCGGAGCAATTGACCGGCTGGTCGCAATCGGACGCATTGGGGAAAGCCATTCAGGAGGTGATGGTCATCCTGGACCCGAAGCTGCGAACGCCGGTCCCGCATCCGGCCTTGCATGCGCTGGGCACGCCGCGTCCCTCGCGGCCCAGTGCGCGGCCGTTTCTCCTCATCGATCGTCGGGGGGAGGAGCGCCTGATTTGTGATAGTACGGCCGTGATTCAAGATGAGCGGGGAACGGCGTCAGGCGTGGTCCTGGTGTTTCGTCCTGCGGCGATCGTCTGA
- the queG gene encoding tRNA epoxyqueuosine(34) reductase QueG gives MPLTLTAQIKQAARDLGFDVVGISRLSTQKHEAPSRGQHTSPDSLLTRLTEWLQRGFHATMAWMARDPQRRTDPALVLPGCRSILSLGMNYYTDERADERQGNGRIARYAWGRDYHDILGDRLGRLAARLSTLAPGHNHRAYVDTGPVMEKAWAQQAGLGWIGKHSNLVSAEFGSWLLLGEILTTVELEPDEAGTDLCGSCTLCIQACPTGAITEPYVVDAGRCISYLTIELRGSEPVLSEELRRGIGNRIFGCDDCLDICPYNHQAMPTNEPGFQPSSLTTAPNLTELADMDEQTFMATFSQSPIKRAKYSGFRRNLSWASANNPAPPPTSPR, from the coding sequence ATGCCCCTGACGCTTACAGCGCAGATCAAACAGGCTGCGCGAGACCTGGGCTTCGACGTTGTCGGCATCAGCCGGCTGTCGACGCAGAAGCATGAAGCCCCCTCCCGGGGACAACACACTTCCCCCGACAGCCTGCTCACACGGTTAACAGAATGGCTTCAACGCGGCTTCCACGCCACCATGGCCTGGATGGCCCGTGATCCCCAGAGACGAACGGACCCGGCCCTGGTGTTGCCCGGCTGCCGCTCCATTCTTTCCCTCGGCATGAATTACTACACCGATGAGCGCGCCGACGAACGACAGGGTAATGGACGTATCGCCCGCTATGCCTGGGGCCGTGACTACCACGACATTCTCGGTGATCGCCTCGGACGGCTGGCTGCGCGCCTCAGTACGCTGGCCCCTGGCCACAATCATCGTGCCTATGTCGATACGGGCCCGGTCATGGAAAAAGCCTGGGCCCAACAGGCCGGCTTGGGATGGATCGGCAAACACTCCAATCTTGTATCGGCAGAATTCGGCTCCTGGCTCCTGTTGGGAGAAATTCTGACGACCGTGGAGTTGGAGCCTGACGAGGCCGGAACGGATCTCTGCGGCAGTTGCACCCTCTGCATTCAAGCCTGCCCGACAGGCGCCATTACCGAGCCCTATGTCGTCGATGCCGGGCGCTGTATCTCCTACCTGACCATCGAACTTCGTGGCAGTGAGCCCGTCTTATCCGAGGAACTCCGCCGCGGCATCGGCAACCGGATTTTCGGCTGCGACGATTGTCTGGACATCTGCCCTTACAACCACCAGGCCATGCCCACCAACGAACCGGGCTTCCAGCCCAGCTCGCTCACGACAGCCCCCAACCTCACAGAACTCGCCGATATGGACGAGCAGACCTTCATGGCCACGTTCTCACAGAGCCCCATCAAGCGCGCGAAATACTCCGGGTTCCGGCGCAACCTGTCCTGGGCCTCAGCCAATAACCCCGCACCGCCGCCGACCAGCCCCCGCTAA
- a CDS encoding sigma-54-dependent transcriptional regulator: MQAPTLLIVEDEERMRRLFELVLKPAGYQLLLARSGDEALHLIQNHDALDMIITDLQLGTVSGMQVLEAARQQIPDVPVLIVTGYGTVKSAVEAMQKGAYDYISKPVDNEELKIVIARALQVRQLARDNRTLRAGLQEQFGFDRMVSVSKEMELVKRLAKEVAATDATVLITGESGTGKDLLARAIHLISPRAHGPMVALNCAGIPEHLLESELFGYEKGAFTDAKKSKPGRFQIADRGTLFLDEIGELSLTAQAKLLRVLEQHVVEPLGGVRSIPVDIRVIAATNRELPDLIKAGRFRLDLYYRLNVYQLRMPPLRERPEDIEPILTQFLNQARRERGSRIKGIAPDALAMLKSYAWPGNVRELHNVVEWLTITCKQDTILPEHLPASLHASPPQPSGLQADAPSLLSLGLSVEEVEKAMLQEALQKSGGNVSEASRLLKMTRNTLRYRMAKHNLSQPQG, from the coding sequence ATGCAGGCACCCACTCTCCTGATCGTCGAAGATGAAGAGCGCATGCGGCGGCTCTTTGAGCTCGTGTTGAAACCTGCCGGGTACCAGCTGCTTCTGGCGCGTTCCGGAGACGAAGCCCTTCACCTGATCCAAAACCATGACGCCCTCGACATGATCATCACGGACCTGCAACTGGGCACGGTGTCAGGCATGCAGGTGCTGGAGGCCGCCCGCCAACAAATCCCCGACGTGCCGGTCCTCATCGTCACCGGGTATGGAACCGTGAAGTCGGCCGTCGAGGCGATGCAGAAGGGCGCGTATGACTACATCTCCAAGCCGGTCGACAATGAAGAGCTCAAGATCGTGATCGCCCGCGCGCTGCAAGTCCGCCAGCTCGCCCGGGACAACCGCACCCTGCGCGCGGGCCTCCAGGAGCAGTTTGGGTTCGACCGCATGGTCAGCGTTTCCAAGGAAATGGAACTCGTGAAGCGGCTGGCGAAGGAAGTCGCGGCCACCGATGCCACCGTGCTGATCACGGGGGAAAGCGGCACGGGCAAGGATCTGCTGGCACGCGCCATTCACCTGATCAGCCCGCGTGCTCACGGACCGATGGTAGCCTTGAATTGCGCCGGCATTCCCGAACACCTACTTGAATCCGAGCTGTTCGGCTATGAAAAGGGCGCTTTTACCGATGCCAAGAAATCCAAGCCAGGCCGCTTTCAGATCGCCGATCGAGGCACGCTGTTCTTGGATGAAATCGGCGAACTCAGCCTCACGGCCCAGGCAAAACTGCTACGGGTGCTCGAGCAGCATGTCGTGGAGCCGCTGGGCGGTGTCCGCAGCATCCCCGTGGATATTCGGGTGATCGCGGCCACCAACCGGGAATTACCCGATCTCATCAAGGCCGGCCGGTTCCGTCTGGACCTGTATTACCGTTTGAATGTCTACCAGCTCCGCATGCCGCCCCTACGGGAACGGCCGGAAGACATTGAGCCGATTCTCACCCAGTTCCTCAACCAGGCCCGTCGCGAGCGTGGCAGCCGCATCAAAGGGATCGCTCCCGACGCCCTTGCCATGCTGAAGTCCTATGCCTGGCCTGGGAACGTCCGGGAACTTCACAACGTCGTGGAATGGCTGACCATCACCTGTAAGCAAGACACGATTCTGCCCGAGCACCTTCCGGCCTCCCTGCACGCCTCGCCGCCTCAACCTTCCGGCCTACAGGCAGACGCGCCATCACTGCTGTCGCTGGGACTCTCGGTCGAGGAAGTGGAGAAAGCGATGCTCCAGGAAGCTCTTCAGAAAAGCGGGGGGAATGTGTCCGAAGCGAGCCGTCTGCTGAAGATGACCCGCAACACATTGCGATATCGAATGGCTAAACACAACCTCTCGCAGCCTCAAGGCTGA
- a CDS encoding sensor histidine kinase has translation MHPPARTGRLQRKFFFALLIVGIVPGMVALWATYHSSTATLKQAIGEGFQEIARSTSIRLATAVDDEIDRAAQLAATLASQHTQDSSAADIRSARTPAPSQQMRRLAPGLITPHVLDIWARESRHYARITVADHQGLVIASTDPAVSPRQENQAWWREGMQAPAGTAYVSNVATDAGNSDALFHIAVPIVDNPGSGSIGVVGLVLRRSLLTQMILPIHIGNTGHAMLLDTQGTPLICPVLPPTAHLIPSGLMNRLAMDHPLWLVADDDAHGGRDAIVGAAPVRFSHRLTPSSLDGNRWYTFIRQAPEETYAPVYALLLTVGIIGFGLVIVLSGLGFVVGSRIVKPITALQREAEGLRLDLATPETPNAPPPVIASLPQDYRTGDEIEDLATTFAAMRAVLEESLRTIRSQQHELIRQEKLASVGQLLAALAHDLRNPLGVIRSSAQIVLEGPQEEPIRQEMARYIIDEVDKLSQRLHDFLRYARQKPPDLTNTSAEDAVRAALKQWEAQGGHERIRVEHRFGPNLPPVRIDPEQIKEALMNVLINAREAMPDGGTLTLTTRLGSEGDVEIEVADTGSGIQTDHLARIFEPFFTTKAYGTGLGLTNVKRLIEDNGGTLAVTSEVGKGTSCTLRFRPAGAG, from the coding sequence ATGCACCCTCCAGCACGAACCGGGCGGCTTCAGAGAAAGTTCTTCTTTGCGCTGTTGATTGTCGGCATCGTGCCCGGCATGGTCGCGCTCTGGGCGACTTATCACTCCAGCACCGCCACCCTCAAGCAAGCCATCGGCGAAGGGTTTCAGGAAATCGCACGCTCCACATCGATTCGCCTGGCAACCGCCGTGGATGATGAAATCGATCGCGCCGCTCAACTGGCCGCAACCCTGGCATCTCAACACACGCAGGACTCATCCGCTGCGGACATCCGCAGCGCTCGAACACCTGCACCTTCCCAGCAGATGCGGCGGCTGGCTCCCGGCTTAATTACGCCGCACGTTCTCGACATCTGGGCCCGCGAATCGCGGCACTATGCGCGTATCACCGTCGCCGACCACCAAGGACTCGTCATTGCCTCCACGGACCCTGCCGTCTCGCCGCGACAGGAAAACCAGGCCTGGTGGCGCGAAGGCATGCAGGCACCAGCCGGCACTGCCTACGTGAGCAACGTGGCCACGGATGCGGGGAACAGCGATGCCTTGTTTCACATTGCCGTCCCCATCGTCGACAATCCAGGGAGTGGCTCGATCGGGGTCGTCGGCCTCGTCCTCCGTCGCAGCCTGCTCACGCAGATGATCCTCCCGATCCACATCGGGAACACCGGCCATGCCATGCTGCTCGACACCCAAGGCACCCCCCTGATCTGTCCGGTACTGCCACCCACCGCACACCTGATCCCCTCCGGCCTGATGAACCGATTGGCGATGGACCATCCTCTCTGGCTGGTCGCGGACGACGACGCACACGGCGGGCGCGATGCGATCGTTGGGGCCGCGCCGGTGCGCTTCAGCCACCGCCTCACGCCCTCCAGCCTTGACGGAAACCGGTGGTACACCTTCATCCGTCAGGCACCGGAGGAGACCTACGCACCGGTCTACGCCTTGTTGCTGACTGTGGGAATAATCGGCTTCGGACTGGTCATCGTCCTGTCAGGCCTGGGCTTCGTGGTCGGTTCCCGCATCGTCAAACCCATTACGGCACTCCAACGCGAAGCCGAAGGGCTACGCCTCGACTTGGCGACGCCGGAGACGCCCAACGCTCCCCCACCCGTGATTGCGTCGTTACCGCAGGACTACCGCACGGGCGATGAGATCGAGGACCTCGCCACGACCTTCGCCGCCATGCGGGCGGTGTTGGAAGAAAGCCTCCGCACGATCCGCTCCCAGCAGCATGAACTGATCCGGCAGGAGAAGCTGGCCTCGGTGGGACAATTGCTGGCCGCCCTCGCTCACGACCTGCGCAATCCGCTCGGCGTCATCCGAAGCTCCGCACAGATCGTGCTAGAGGGACCGCAGGAAGAACCGATACGACAGGAGATGGCCCGGTATATCATCGACGAAGTCGACAAACTCTCGCAGCGCCTCCACGATTTTCTCCGTTACGCGAGGCAGAAACCGCCGGACCTCACCAACACCTCCGCAGAAGACGCGGTGCGCGCGGCCCTCAAACAATGGGAGGCACAGGGAGGACATGAACGGATCCGAGTTGAGCACCGATTCGGTCCCAACCTGCCACCGGTTCGCATTGATCCCGAACAGATCAAAGAAGCGCTGATGAATGTGCTGATCAATGCACGGGAAGCCATGCCCGACGGAGGGACACTCACTCTCACCACCAGGTTGGGCTCGGAAGGCGATGTGGAAATTGAAGTGGCGGACACGGGAAGCGGAATCCAGACCGATCACCTCGCACGGATCTTCGAACCATTCTTTACCACCAAGGCTTATGGAACCGGACTTGGCCTCACGAACGTCAAACGGCTCATCGAGGATAATGGAGGAACTCTGGCCGTGACCAGCGAGGTAGGGAAAGGAACGTCCTGCACACTCCGCTTTCGTCCCGCAGGGGCGGGCTGA
- a CDS encoding M48 family metalloprotease encodes MRNNHVVTASLLALSLTVAGCAEVQRAGEDLARQSGNPRLAGAIHGVGNVVGSLFPIGYEEESSIGQAMALQVVARYGGVVDQPELVRYVNLVARAVANTSDRPDIPYRVAILEHESINAFAAPAGYIFVTRGLLKQVRNEAELAAVLGHEIAHVSQKHILDIIQRSKRLAGVTEAGLSYATSNPAAFKNVIDGAVKKLLDEGLDQGKEMEADTIGEVFAARVGYDPEAYVGLLTRLRELKGDDRALFKTHPNFTARIEAVQKTIQGKHLTSTGVILQERFSRMTKRV; translated from the coding sequence ATGCGAAATAATCACGTCGTGACGGCAAGTCTGCTCGCGCTGTCTCTGACCGTGGCCGGCTGTGCGGAGGTTCAACGTGCCGGGGAAGATCTCGCGCGGCAATCCGGAAACCCGCGGTTGGCTGGGGCCATCCATGGAGTCGGGAATGTCGTCGGCAGTCTCTTTCCCATCGGCTATGAGGAAGAATCTTCGATTGGGCAGGCGATGGCCCTGCAGGTGGTGGCCCGTTACGGTGGTGTCGTGGACCAGCCGGAGCTGGTCCGATACGTGAACCTTGTTGCGAGGGCCGTGGCCAACACCTCGGATCGGCCGGACATTCCCTACCGGGTGGCGATTCTGGAACATGAGTCCATCAACGCCTTCGCCGCGCCGGCCGGGTACATTTTTGTGACTCGCGGGCTGCTCAAACAGGTCAGGAACGAGGCGGAACTGGCTGCCGTGTTGGGGCACGAGATCGCCCATGTGAGCCAGAAGCACATCCTCGATATTATTCAGCGGAGCAAGCGCCTGGCCGGTGTGACAGAGGCAGGCCTCTCCTATGCGACCAGTAATCCGGCTGCGTTCAAGAACGTGATCGACGGGGCCGTCAAGAAACTCCTCGACGAAGGGCTGGACCAGGGGAAGGAAATGGAGGCCGATACGATCGGCGAAGTCTTTGCCGCGCGAGTCGGATACGATCCGGAGGCCTATGTCGGGTTGCTGACGCGCTTGCGGGAGTTGAAGGGTGATGATCGCGCGCTGTTCAAGACGCATCCGAATTTTACTGCACGCATCGAAGCGGTGCAAAAAACGATACAGGGCAAACATCTCACCTCCACGGGGGTGATCTTGCAGGAGCGGTTCTCCCGAATGACCAAGCGTGTCTAG